One genomic segment of Candidatus Berkiella aquae includes these proteins:
- a CDS encoding type IVB secretion system apparatus protein IcmL/DotI: MATDDKKSTGVQKSKSPTPPATTPAAPAAPAAKTKYTGALELVVLRNNFYRDNYRRLMLVCLGLICLTGGLIYWGLYERTHKPLPQYFATTYDGKLIPLIPLSEPGITQNALLQWATEAATACYTFNFVNFRKALQDIRIYFTKTGYQYFLKALKDSNNLDAVQNKQMVVSATPTGAPVILKKGIFNDGSPTGVYSWTVELPMELDYRSSTDRFKQKIVLTMLITRVSTLESPKGVGIASFVVRENR; encoded by the coding sequence ATGGCAACGGATGATAAAAAATCAACTGGCGTACAAAAAAGCAAATCTCCAACCCCTCCGGCTACAACGCCTGCGGCACCTGCTGCACCTGCAGCAAAAACGAAATACACCGGAGCCTTAGAGCTTGTTGTGCTTCGTAATAATTTCTATCGCGATAATTATCGACGATTAATGCTCGTTTGCCTTGGTTTAATCTGTTTAACCGGTGGGCTCATTTATTGGGGATTATATGAACGTACTCATAAGCCTTTACCTCAATATTTTGCTACAACCTACGATGGTAAGTTAATTCCTCTCATCCCATTGAGCGAACCCGGCATTACACAAAATGCACTATTACAATGGGCAACTGAAGCAGCTACTGCGTGTTACACCTTCAATTTCGTGAATTTCCGCAAAGCATTACAAGACATTCGGATCTATTTCACCAAAACAGGTTATCAATACTTCTTAAAAGCGTTGAAGGACTCTAACAATCTTGATGCAGTGCAAAATAAACAAATGGTTGTTTCAGCTACACCAACCGGTGCTCCTGTCATATTAAAGAAAGGTATTTTCAATGATGGCTCCCCCACTGGGGTTTATAGCTGGACAGTTGAGCTGCCAATGGAGTTAGATTACCGTAGTTCAACCGACAGATTTAAACAAAAGATTGTTCTAACGATGCTGATCACTCGCGTGTCAACTTTAGAATCACCAAAAGGTGTGGGGATTGCTTCTTTCGTTGTTCGTGAAAACCGTTGA
- a CDS encoding DotH/IcmK family type IV secretion protein, producing MKHKITLCTLLFLVGTQPIQAALLGAEDQPSSSAPPPTASAPKPATTTPSVAPTPAPSVPSVSPQPGMNIPQDLSKLSPEQSKQLLQQAKSLNPDQLQAIAKSFQQTQAAPAQSEAPITVPSATPMPSASAPDGTPAAPRAKSLEEIKRDQAFGMLVDEVLPMSPDQITKIHKYYDMTLQAKATPPNPTAQPPAIRSEKVDLSPGSETPVIRLSAGFVTVINFTDRICGSPWKLASYSIGDPQTFNIQWDHKGNKVFIQSLKPYAHGNLAVTLWGLDTPIMLTLVANPRMSDFRVDLIVPGRNPECAAPTVESGGFSPEASVNQILINILDGVPPRGSIKLHVAGGPGEAWLVDNKIFFRSKLTILSPAWVSSVSSADGTHVYELMLTPSILASQNGKTMDIKLSGL from the coding sequence ATGAAACATAAAATAACGCTTTGCACATTATTATTTCTGGTAGGAACACAGCCCATCCAGGCTGCACTACTTGGTGCGGAAGATCAACCATCAAGTTCAGCGCCTCCACCAACGGCTTCTGCACCTAAGCCAGCAACGACAACACCATCCGTAGCACCGACGCCAGCGCCTTCTGTGCCTAGTGTTTCGCCACAACCAGGAATGAATATTCCACAAGATTTATCGAAGCTATCACCTGAGCAATCAAAGCAGTTGCTGCAACAAGCTAAAAGCCTGAATCCCGATCAACTACAGGCTATAGCTAAAAGTTTTCAACAAACACAAGCCGCTCCTGCGCAATCTGAAGCTCCTATTACCGTTCCTTCTGCAACGCCGATGCCATCAGCTTCTGCACCGGATGGAACCCCTGCTGCGCCTAGAGCAAAATCGTTAGAAGAAATCAAACGCGATCAAGCATTTGGTATGTTGGTTGATGAAGTACTCCCCATGAGTCCAGACCAAATCACCAAAATTCACAAATATTACGATATGACGTTGCAAGCAAAGGCAACGCCACCTAATCCAACCGCGCAACCACCAGCGATTCGCTCTGAAAAAGTGGATCTATCGCCTGGCAGTGAGACCCCCGTTATTCGTCTTTCTGCTGGTTTTGTGACCGTGATCAATTTTACCGATCGAATTTGTGGCAGCCCTTGGAAACTTGCTTCTTACAGCATTGGCGATCCACAAACATTCAATATTCAATGGGACCACAAAGGGAATAAGGTTTTTATCCAAAGTCTTAAACCTTATGCGCATGGCAATTTAGCCGTAACATTATGGGGATTAGATACACCCATCATGCTAACCTTAGTTGCAAATCCACGCATGTCAGATTTCCGAGTTGATTTAATTGTTCCGGGCCGAAACCCTGAGTGTGCCGCCCCTACGGTAGAGTCGGGTGGTTTTAGTCCTGAAGCCAGTGTGAATCAAATATTGATTAATATACTAGACGGCGTACCGCCTCGTGGTAGTATTAAATTACATGTAGCAGGCGGACCAGGCGAAGCGTGGTTAGTCGATAATAAGATTTTCTTTAGGAGTAAGTTAACTATTCTATCACCCGCTTGGGTTTCATCTGTGTCAAGCGCTGATGGCACACATGTATACGAGTTGATGCTAACGCCTTCTATCTTAGCATCACAAAATGGCAAAACCATGGATATTAAACTTTCAGGGTTATAG
- a CDS encoding type IV secretion protein IcmB yields MRTFVDSLLDNIDAFLGWLGSSLGQTADHFCTIETADSRHTLVARDGSLVSIIRVHGATELVGPQEFDKIHKGLINTLSPALSRPGHAVQMYFHYDKDLVKDEIRDIFRPAMATCDRLKMNLQDLFEERINHLSKFCATENCFLVLWTRPNSLSKTQLEQSNKAKLERSKDIKIPPIKHAQNILSAVPELRETHDSFVRSAINDMRDVNLYAVLLDVHQAVFEMRKSVDPEYTDREWRPVLPGDRIPMRNLKDPTGRDISEVMWPPLVPQIIPRDGEVINLRSCRIGDKIYSTHYIDLFPQEIKPFFELFKKAIHSRFPWRISFLIESDGIRTLGVKPVLASILSFASSQNPLICDAAELLKFLDSSTDYAIVKFRVTASTWAGVGEERLLRTRSAELAKAMQSWGHCEVGEISGDSYEAALTTALGISTNSIATASAAPLNDVCYMLPFTRPASPWVTGATLFRSPDGKPWPYQPGSTQQTTWIDLVYARPGSGKSVLSNSINLALCLQGGIARLPRIAIVDIGPSSSGLISLIKESLPKEQRHLAAYHRLRMTPQYSINPFDTQLGCRYPTPLERSFLVNFITLLATPIGEAKAYDGISDMAGMIVDELFKALSDTQNPNKYTRDLEPGVDKILDEINFQTDAHTSWWEVVDALFKSDKVHEAVLAQRYCSPLIADAVSICRTKVVEDLYGKIVAPTGEPLITAFGRMLSAAVREYPILSRITQFDLGESRVISLDLDEVAKTGGEAADRQTAVMYMLARYIMAKSFYLTEDNLEDFPKQYHDYHRQRILQIREDPKRLVMDEFHRTSKAQAVRDQVVVDMREGRKWKVQVALLSQSLDDFDSVMVEFATAIFIMDAGPQQAIDKSVKTFGLSETAKIALATRVHGPRAEGATFLAQFATKLGMNTQLCTSTLGPIELWAFNTTAEDARIRNALYKKIGANETRKLLAMLYPGGSAAKVVEERLAKRKEGGEKIDDGVSNSVIDELIDEILKIYEGTTSGAAQISLQV; encoded by the coding sequence ATGAGGACGTTTGTCGATTCATTATTAGATAACATCGATGCTTTCTTGGGTTGGTTAGGTTCTTCCCTTGGTCAAACAGCCGATCATTTTTGTACAATTGAAACCGCTGATAGCCGTCATACTTTAGTTGCAAGAGATGGCTCGTTGGTCTCTATCATTCGGGTGCATGGTGCAACAGAATTAGTCGGACCACAAGAATTCGACAAAATTCATAAAGGATTAATTAATACTTTATCCCCTGCATTATCTCGCCCAGGTCATGCCGTGCAAATGTATTTTCATTATGACAAAGATCTGGTGAAAGATGAGATCCGAGATATTTTTCGACCAGCGATGGCAACCTGTGACCGATTAAAAATGAATCTGCAAGATTTATTTGAAGAGCGCATTAACCATCTTTCAAAATTTTGTGCCACTGAAAATTGCTTTTTGGTACTTTGGACGAGGCCTAATTCTCTTTCTAAAACACAATTAGAACAATCTAATAAAGCAAAATTAGAACGCTCCAAAGACATTAAAATTCCGCCCATCAAGCATGCACAAAATATTTTGTCAGCGGTTCCTGAATTGCGCGAAACGCACGATTCATTTGTCCGTTCTGCGATTAATGATATGCGCGATGTGAATCTGTATGCCGTATTGCTTGATGTTCACCAAGCTGTTTTTGAAATGCGTAAAAGCGTTGATCCTGAATATACCGACCGAGAATGGCGCCCTGTCCTACCGGGTGATAGGATCCCAATGCGAAATCTCAAAGATCCGACCGGACGTGATATTTCTGAAGTCATGTGGCCACCGCTTGTACCGCAAATTATCCCAAGAGATGGCGAAGTAATTAATCTGCGTTCTTGTCGGATTGGTGATAAAATTTATTCAACCCATTACATCGATCTTTTTCCTCAAGAAATTAAGCCATTTTTTGAATTATTCAAAAAAGCGATCCATTCTCGTTTCCCTTGGCGGATTTCATTTTTAATTGAAAGTGATGGCATTCGAACTTTGGGTGTTAAACCAGTCTTAGCTTCTATTTTGAGCTTTGCTTCCTCGCAAAATCCTTTAATTTGCGATGCGGCAGAATTATTGAAGTTTTTAGATTCCAGCACTGACTACGCAATCGTTAAATTCCGTGTCACCGCTAGCACATGGGCTGGCGTTGGCGAAGAGCGTTTATTAAGAACGCGCTCAGCTGAATTAGCAAAAGCAATGCAAAGTTGGGGACATTGTGAAGTCGGCGAAATTTCAGGAGATAGTTACGAAGCCGCATTAACCACGGCTTTAGGGATTAGCACCAACAGCATTGCAACCGCTTCTGCAGCTCCTTTGAATGATGTTTGTTATATGCTGCCCTTTACCCGCCCTGCTTCCCCTTGGGTAACCGGAGCAACCCTATTTCGTTCACCGGATGGTAAACCTTGGCCTTATCAACCCGGTTCAACTCAACAAACCACTTGGATTGACTTAGTTTATGCAAGACCAGGTTCGGGTAAATCGGTACTCTCGAACTCCATCAATCTTGCATTGTGCTTACAAGGTGGTATTGCTCGTTTACCCCGTATCGCAATCGTCGATATTGGACCGTCAAGCTCGGGACTGATTTCTTTGATTAAAGAATCTTTACCTAAAGAACAACGACATTTGGCAGCTTACCATCGTTTACGGATGACTCCACAATATTCCATTAACCCCTTTGATACACAACTGGGTTGTCGCTACCCTACCCCATTAGAGCGTAGCTTCTTGGTCAACTTCATTACCTTGCTTGCAACACCGATTGGTGAAGCAAAAGCCTACGACGGTATTTCTGATATGGCAGGGATGATTGTCGATGAGCTTTTCAAGGCCCTCTCTGATACACAAAACCCCAACAAATATACGCGCGATCTTGAGCCTGGGGTCGATAAAATATTAGATGAGATCAATTTTCAAACCGATGCGCATACTTCCTGGTGGGAAGTGGTTGATGCTCTCTTTAAGTCTGACAAAGTGCATGAAGCTGTTTTAGCACAACGTTACTGCTCTCCTTTGATTGCCGATGCGGTTTCCATCTGCCGAACGAAAGTGGTCGAAGATTTATATGGCAAGATTGTTGCACCAACCGGCGAACCATTAATCACCGCTTTTGGTCGTATGCTTTCTGCTGCGGTACGTGAATATCCTATTTTATCGCGTATTACCCAATTCGATTTAGGGGAATCTCGCGTTATTTCATTAGACTTAGACGAAGTTGCTAAAACCGGTGGTGAGGCAGCTGATCGCCAAACAGCCGTTATGTACATGTTAGCTCGTTATATTATGGCAAAAAGTTTCTATCTCACTGAAGATAATTTAGAAGATTTTCCTAAACAATATCATGATTATCACCGTCAACGTATTCTGCAAATTCGTGAGGATCCTAAGCGACTGGTGATGGATGAATTCCATCGAACGTCTAAAGCGCAAGCTGTACGTGATCAAGTCGTTGTTGACATGCGTGAAGGTCGAAAATGGAAAGTTCAAGTTGCTCTATTATCACAATCTTTAGACGACTTTGACTCTGTGATGGTTGAGTTTGCTACTGCGATTTTCATTATGGATGCAGGCCCTCAACAAGCGATTGATAAGTCGGTGAAAACCTTTGGTCTGTCAGAAACCGCTAAAATTGCTTTAGCAACCCGAGTGCATGGTCCACGTGCCGAAGGTGCAACATTCTTGGCGCAATTTGCTACCAAATTAGGTATGAATACCCAATTATGTACCAGTACTTTAGGACCCATTGAATTATGGGCATTTAACACCACGGCTGAAGATGCCAGAATTCGTAACGCGCTTTATAAAAAGATTGGTGCTAACGAAACGCGAAAGCTGTTGGCAATGTTATATCCGGGCGGTAGTGCGGCTAAAGTGGTTGAAGAGCGTTTAGCAAAACGTAAAGAAGGTGGTGAAAAAATTGATGACGGTGTTTCTAATAGCGTGATTGATGAGTTAATTGATGAAATCTTGAAGATTTATGAAGGAACGACTTCAGGAGCTGCGCAAATTTCATTGCAAGTTTAA